The genomic segment CTGTGGGATGCGACCCTCGGCGGCGCGAACCGTACGAGTAGTCGCCTCGGGGCGTCTGCCGAACGCCGGCGGTCGCATCCCAGCGATGCTGGAAACGCCCTGCTCCTCGCCTCGTACGACCGGCGTGCTTCACGCCGGCGCGCAACCCGGGTGACCTTTTCTTTGCTTGCATTCGTTTGGACAAGCAAACGAAAGTGTGTCGCACAGCCGTACGAAACAGACGGTTCGACAAACCCGTGGGTGCCGACCGGTCCGGGGCAACAAGGCGTGCTTGAAAACAGTCAACGCCGGGCCGATATACATTGCACGCAACCGAGTCCGGCAAGTGTGGAGGCCGGACGCCTCAAGGAGCTTCGAGTGAGCGATCTATTCCAGCCCTGGACGATCGGCGACGTGACGTTTCGCAACCGTATCTTCGTATCGCCCATGTGCCAGTACTCGGCCGAGAACGGTTTTCCCAACGACTGGCATTTCGTGCATCTGGGCAGCCGGGCGGTCGGCGGTGCAGGGCTCGTGATGATGGAGGCCACGGCCGTCACCCCCGAGGGCCGTATCACGCCTGGCGATCTGGGTATCTGGTCTGACGAGCACATCGCGGAGTTCAAGCGCAATGCCGATTTCATCAAGGCCCAGGGCGCTGCCGTGGGCGTACAGCTGGCCCATGCCGGACGCAAGGCGTCCTGCGATGCGCCGTGGCGCGGCGGCGCGGCGCTGACCGCCGAGCAGGGGGCCTGGCAGACGGTGGCCCCGAGCGCGATCGCGTTTTCCGACAACGCGCCGACGCCGAAGGCATTGAGCACCGACGAGATGGCCGAGATCGTGGACGCGTTCGTGGACGCGGCCCGCCGGGCCGACGAAGCCGGCATGGACATGATTGAGGTCCACGGCGCCCACGGCTACCTGCTGCACGAGTTCGTCTCGCCGTTGTCCAACCGGCGCGAAGACGAGTACGGCGGCAGCCTGGAAAACCGTGTGCGCTTCCCGCTGGAGGTCGTGCGTGCGGTACGCCGCGTCTGGCCCAAGCACAAGCCGCTGTTCTACCGGGTATCGGCCAGCGATTGGGAAGACGGCGGTTGGGATATCGAGCAGACCGTGCAGTTGGCCCACTGGCTCAAGGCTGAAGGCGTCGATCTGATCGACTGCTCGGGTGGCGGCAACACGCCGACGGCCAAGATTCCGGTCGGGCCGGGCTACCAGACCGGGTTCGCCGCGCGTATCCGGCGCGAGGTGGGTATCGCCACCGGGGCAGTCGGCCTGATCACCGATCCGGTTCAGGCCGAGCATATCCTGCATTCCGGCCAGGCCGACTGCGTGCTGCTGGCGCGCGAAATGCTGCGGGATCCGTATTTCCCGCTGCGAGCAGCCTCCGAACTGCACGGGGAACAGGGCGACTGGCCCGTCCAGTACGAACGCGCCGCGCGCTGACCGGCCCGGACCGCACCGGCGATCGGTCGTCGGGCGGCCGGGTTCGGTTCGGCCTCCTGTTCGACCGTCTGGCCGCCTGCGGCCTCGGCTCGTGCTCTGGATGGATCGGGCGGGTCGGCCAACCCGGCAGCGGGTTGACCCGCCGTCCGGCGTGTCGGGATTTGGTCGGCCCCGGCGCGGTCGAGCCCGGCCCTGGCGTGCCGGTCCTCGGGAGTGCGTCGCGCCGCCATGGTCGGGCACTCGCGCGAATCATCAACAGTCCCTAGAATCCCGGTTCGGTTTCGTGCTGCGTTGCGGCAGACGGCGCGCCAGCGGTTAGAATTGTATTATGAAGCGACCGGCATTCATCCCCGATAATTTCATCATCGCCCTGGTGGGGGCGATCGTTCTGGCCAGCTTCCTGCCGATTTCCGGCATGGCCGCGACGATCTACGGCCACGTCACGACAGCGGCCATCGCACTGCTGTTCTTTCTGCACGGGGCCAAGCTGTCGCGCGAGGCGGTCTATGCCGGGGCGACCAACTGGCGGCTGCATCTATGCGTGCTGATCGCGACCTTCGCGCTGTTTCCGCTGATCGGGCTGGCCTCGCGGCCTCTGCTGCTGGGCTGGCTGACGCCGGAACTGTTCGCCGGTCTGTTGTTCCTGTGCGTGCTGCCTT from the Salinisphaera sp. T31B1 genome contains:
- a CDS encoding NADH:flavin oxidoreductase/NADH oxidase, producing MSDLFQPWTIGDVTFRNRIFVSPMCQYSAENGFPNDWHFVHLGSRAVGGAGLVMMEATAVTPEGRITPGDLGIWSDEHIAEFKRNADFIKAQGAAVGVQLAHAGRKASCDAPWRGGAALTAEQGAWQTVAPSAIAFSDNAPTPKALSTDEMAEIVDAFVDAARRADEAGMDMIEVHGAHGYLLHEFVSPLSNRREDEYGGSLENRVRFPLEVVRAVRRVWPKHKPLFYRVSASDWEDGGWDIEQTVQLAHWLKAEGVDLIDCSGGGNTPTAKIPVGPGYQTGFAARIRREVGIATGAVGLITDPVQAEHILHSGQADCVLLAREMLRDPYFPLRAASELHGEQGDWPVQYERAAR